In the Wyeomyia smithii strain HCP4-BCI-WySm-NY-G18 chromosome 2, ASM2978416v1, whole genome shotgun sequence genome, one interval contains:
- the LOC129723724 gene encoding DEP domain-containing protein DDB_G0279099-like isoform X1 produces the protein MDNESCFGGGDIAGAIFGTLLAVVLLAVLAWWLYRKGYLLKLKESQLVPEDPESKKDEFAFDNPAFKTGDGTTGINKSNSPLDPSWTSANKQNSLDKRKTVDDSCLNSTAPRLVSLRGSDFTGLGVEVYGGLKEGIFVKKVMPQGPAAGSVNTGDRITSLTIDFRHIALEDAMTILSYASPYNVQLECVRGEKIPQTQSPKPGHQPLSHPMVRSSSQSDMNTIERNSRKKLFPGEDASSTLKMEQNSGPPSLNKVLPTVHKENEKEPKKHSFKQQMKEMIEEKFQSRHAEVDRKDSSGEGKKGHKFGIRVFPPSVNDKLFGRSPTKTHADNENNTNIEKKESEDKKEKSPSPPVVKKRTKEPKVIPDVVTIESAPVEANVAPTEFQRQNSITSSGIKRDAAGIPQEMPGFMMQAANAAKDNRKSTSVEADNKRKGKAPKPPQNESEMDDSTVTMYTNLSLDVTDAAVNGNRMMNGTMEILQEDETNQKKLNSSDRMNFSDNFAEEVLNCTIESVSGMEKFDEEGPSNSSTPKSEHKKSSLTESMSHADHDSDVEQHDVPLGNKIELDSSDITVHQSSPSPTSSEEMIDDSNRRTASLGDLSKLDTQKSNPGSNSNTLERAQSLEISGDSDVAVVTGNTAAGNKKRKVSVEGQVPVESKEPKLTCGVGGGLMDGINSLQRLKGASAWGNLEDAINSGKLLNSSSESELKTSTEDVTEKVVTAMENGLIRIKDQITENTSTVVQMVNGATMINGIEDNKVTLDVQQPKNAEDSRMDSVTVTDKIAPAVIVAEERKVEKDNEHVSLTTINMDYNGGYPIESEQINNKTDQVKITNYDTNIPDDVKVSRYPFGSLERPKSDVLKKLLGQKEELENTPSVFISGDSDSNKITIENSYHDVGEPISLTLINNTESHPIENDLTESSQASPVFSSNTNGVSSINISSMEIDLTKSLNSKPFTVAPKFSLDNIVTISTDSSQPSSIILIDDEKLDFSLQTLDDFDDSIEHTNVGESQYNVSSELNKTVIETNPPVAEKPITPNSFVTEITVKTPISEQNGKLEEPPKVTKKPPKPEKPTTPPSRIPVERRMSSEHSYIPRNTEIKFTTSTYDSGKNHDKRPLGIDQIRSNFERSNSKPDVRSFERSNSKPDVRPFERSNSKPDVRPFERSNSKPDVRPFERSNSKTDVRSVLERSNSKTEIPVLIRRTSIPSINLNSSSMQATTNGNGNGTKASPSRIPVFNSTSKLNNGHDSPRSPPPFVHNNNNNNNGSINNNHVSNKVSVSITSIKNQSKHPSGKFGGN, from the exons AATCACAACTCGTCCCAGAGGATCCCGAGAGTAAAAAAGATGAATTTGCCTTCGATAACCCAGCCTTCAAAACCGGCGATGGCACCACTGGTATCAACAAGAGTAACTCTCCGCTGGATCCCAGCTGGACATCCGCCAACAAACAAAACAGCCTTGACAAGCGGAAAACGGTCGACGATAGCTGCCTCAAT AGCACTGCCCCCCGGCTTGTATCCTTGCGTGGGTCGGACTTCACCGGACTGGGAGTAGAGGTGTACGGTGGACTGAAGGAGGGTATTTTCGTAAAGAAAGTCATGCCTCAGGGTCCAGCGGCTGGTTCCGTAAACACAG GCGACAGGATCACCAGTCTCACTATCGACTTCCGACATATCGCCCTTGAAGACGCGATGACTATTCTCAGTTATGCGTCCCCGTATAACGTCCAACTGGAATGCGTCCGTGGAGAGAAAATCCCACAAACGCAGAGTCCGAAACCAGGCCATCAACCTCTCTCCCATCCAATGGTACGGTCAAGCAGTCAGTCAGACATGAATACG ATTGAACGCAATTCTCGCAAAAAGTTATTCCCTGGCGAGGACGCCAGCTCGACACTTAAGATGGAACAAAACTCTGGACCACCCAGTTTGAACAAAGTCTTACCCACCGTACACAAGGAGAACGAAAAAGAACCGAAGAAACACTCGTTCAAGCAGCAGATGAAGGAGATGATTGAGGAGAAGTTCCAATCGCGTCATGCCGAAGTCGATCGCAAAGACTCCAGCGGAGAAGGCAAAAAAGGTCACAAGTTCGGAATTCGCGTCTTTCCACCATCCGTGAACGACAAACTGTTCGGTCGGAGCCCCACCAAAACCCATGCCGACAACGAAAACAACACCAATATCGAGAAGAAAGAATCCGAAGACAAGAAGGAAAAATCACCCTCACCACCGGTTGTGAAGAAGCGCACAAAGGAACCGAAAGTAATTCCAGATGTAGTCACAATTGAATCAGCACCAGTTGAGGCAAACGTGGCGCCCACTGAATTCCAGCGTCAAAATAGCATAACATCCAGTGGAATAAAACGTGATGCAGCTGGAATCCCCCAGGAAATGCCTGGATTCATGATGCAAGCCGCGAATGCTGCGAAAGACAATCGAAAGTCGACAAGTGTCGAAGCCGACAATAAACGCAAGGGAAAAGCTCCCAAGCCTCCTCAGAACGAATCAGAAATGGATGATAGCACAGTTACCATGTACACCAATCTGAGCCTAGATGTAACCGACGCCGCCGTAAATGGTAATCGAATGATGAATGGAACTATGGAAATCTTGCAAGAAGATGAAACCAATCAGAAGAAGTTAAACTCAAGCGATCGAATGAACTTTTCcgacaactttgccgaagaagtACTCAACTGTACAATTGAAAGCGTTTCAGGTATGGAAAAATTCGATGAAGAAGGACCCAGTAATAGTTCGACCCCAAAAAGCGAGCACAAGAAAAGTTCGCTAACCGAAAGTATGTCGCACGCAGACCATG ATTCTGATGTTGAACAACACGATGTCCCACTTGGTAACAAAATCGAGCTGGACTCTAGTGACATAACTGTTCATCAGAGTTCACCTAGCCCGACCAGCAGCGAGGAAATGATAGATGACAGCAATCGTAGAACTGCTAGTCTAGGAGATTTGTCAAAACTTGACACCCAGAAGTCAAATCCGGGCAGCAATAGCAATACATTGGAAAGAGCGCAAAGTTTGGAAATTTCCGGAGATTCTGACGTTGCTGTTGTAACAGGCAACACAGCAGCTGGAAATAAAAAACGCAAGGTATCCGTCGAGGGCCAGGTGCCTGTTGAGTCGAAAGAACCCAAGCTAACGTGCGGCGTTGGCGGTGGTCTAATGGATGGAATAAACTCGTTGCAAAGGCTCAAAGGTGCCTCCGCTTGGGGTAACTTGGAAGATGCAATCAACTCCGGCAAATTGCTGAACAGTTCCTCGGAAAGTGAGCTGAAAACTTCCACGGAAGATGTTACAGAGAAAGTAGTTACCGCAATGGAAAATGGTTTAATCAGGATAAAAGATCAGATAACAGAAAATACCAGTACGGTAGTTCAAATGGTCAATGGAGCAACAATGATCAATGGAATCGAAGACAACAAAGTTACATTGGATGTGCAGCAACCGAAAAACGCAGAAGACAGCAGAATGGATTCCGTTACAGTGACTGATAAGATAGCTCCAGCAGTTATTGTTGCTGAAGAGAGGAAAGTAGAAAAAGATAATGAACACGTGTCCTTGACAACGATCAATATGGACTACAATGGAGGTTATCCCATCGAATCCGAACAAATCAACAACAAAACTGATCAGGTGAAAATTACCAACTATGATACAAACATACCAGATGATGTTAAGGTTTCACGATACCCTTTCGGTAGTCTTGAACGGCCCAAATCGGATGTGTTGAAAAAACTTTTGGGGCAAAAAGAAGAGCTTGAAAATACACCATCCGTGTTCATTTCTGGAGATAGCGATTCTAACAAGATAACAATCGAAAATAGCTATCATGATGTTGGTGAACCGATCAGTTTGACACTAATCAACAACACGGAGTCACATCCAATAGAAAATGACCTTACTGAGAGCAGCCAAGCTTCCCCTGTATTTTCCAGCAATACAAACGGCGTGAGCAGCATCAATATCTCCTCAATGGAAATTGATTTAACCAAATCACTCAATAGCAAGCCATTCACGGTTGCTCCGAAATTCTCGCTCGACAATATCGTTACCATTTCTACGGATTCCTCCCAACCGTCCTCAATAATTCTGATAGACGATGAAAAACTGGATTTCAGTCTACAAACCTTGGACGATTTTGATGATAGTATTGAACATACCAATGTTGGAGAATCGCAATACAATGTTTCATCGGAGTTGAACAAAACAGTTATCGAAACTAACCCGCCTGTTGCAGAGAAACCAATCACACCAAACAGCTTTGTCACAGAAATAACTGTGAAGACTCCAATATCTGAGCAAAATGGAAAACTCGAAGAACCTCCAAAGGTAACGAAAAAGCCTCCCAAACCAGAGAAACCCACAACACCCCCGTCTCGGATTCCTGTGGAACGAAGGATGTCCAGTGAACATAGCTATATCCCGCGCAATACCGAAATCAAATTCACCACCTCCACGTACGACTCTGGCAAGAACCACGACAAACGTCCACTTGGAATTGATCAGATTCGCTCTAACTTTGAGCGGAGTAATTCTAAGCCAGACGTTCGTTCATTCGAACGCAGTAATTCCAAACCAGATGTTCGCCCATTCGAACGGAGTAATTCGAAGCCCGACGTTCGTCCATTCGAGCGCAGCAACTCCAAACCGGATGTTCGCCCGTTTGAACGTAGCAACTCTAAAACCGATGTTCGTTCCGTACTGGAACGTAGcaactcgaaaaccgaaatcCCGGTGTTAATTCGAAGAACATCGATTCCATCGATAAACCTGAACAGTTCCAGTATGCAGGCCACGACAAACGGCAACGGGAATGGTACCAAGGCGAGCCCATCCCGTATTCCAGTGTTCAATTCTACCAGTAAACTCAATAATGGTCACGACAGTCCCCGATCGCCACCGCCGTTTGTccataacaataataataacaacaatggCAGCAtcaacaataatcacgttagcAATAAGGTGTCAGTAAGCATTACCTCAATCAAGAACCAGTCCAAGCATCCGAGTGGCAAATTTGGTGGCAACTGA
- the LOC129723724 gene encoding DEP domain-containing protein DDB_G0279099-like isoform X2 — MHAPDVGQSQWLNISAKWSNIQLQSQLVPEDPESKKDEFAFDNPAFKTGDGTTGINKSNSPLDPSWTSANKQNSLDKRKTVDDSCLNSTAPRLVSLRGSDFTGLGVEVYGGLKEGIFVKKVMPQGPAAGSVNTGDRITSLTIDFRHIALEDAMTILSYASPYNVQLECVRGEKIPQTQSPKPGHQPLSHPMVRSSSQSDMNTIERNSRKKLFPGEDASSTLKMEQNSGPPSLNKVLPTVHKENEKEPKKHSFKQQMKEMIEEKFQSRHAEVDRKDSSGEGKKGHKFGIRVFPPSVNDKLFGRSPTKTHADNENNTNIEKKESEDKKEKSPSPPVVKKRTKEPKVIPDVVTIESAPVEANVAPTEFQRQNSITSSGIKRDAAGIPQEMPGFMMQAANAAKDNRKSTSVEADNKRKGKAPKPPQNESEMDDSTVTMYTNLSLDVTDAAVNGNRMMNGTMEILQEDETNQKKLNSSDRMNFSDNFAEEVLNCTIESVSGMEKFDEEGPSNSSTPKSEHKKSSLTESMSHADHDSDVEQHDVPLGNKIELDSSDITVHQSSPSPTSSEEMIDDSNRRTASLGDLSKLDTQKSNPGSNSNTLERAQSLEISGDSDVAVVTGNTAAGNKKRKVSVEGQVPVESKEPKLTCGVGGGLMDGINSLQRLKGASAWGNLEDAINSGKLLNSSSESELKTSTEDVTEKVVTAMENGLIRIKDQITENTSTVVQMVNGATMINGIEDNKVTLDVQQPKNAEDSRMDSVTVTDKIAPAVIVAEERKVEKDNEHVSLTTINMDYNGGYPIESEQINNKTDQVKITNYDTNIPDDVKVSRYPFGSLERPKSDVLKKLLGQKEELENTPSVFISGDSDSNKITIENSYHDVGEPISLTLINNTESHPIENDLTESSQASPVFSSNTNGVSSINISSMEIDLTKSLNSKPFTVAPKFSLDNIVTISTDSSQPSSIILIDDEKLDFSLQTLDDFDDSIEHTNVGESQYNVSSELNKTVIETNPPVAEKPITPNSFVTEITVKTPISEQNGKLEEPPKVTKKPPKPEKPTTPPSRIPVERRMSSEHSYIPRNTEIKFTTSTYDSGKNHDKRPLGIDQIRSNFERSNSKPDVRSFERSNSKPDVRPFERSNSKPDVRPFERSNSKPDVRPFERSNSKTDVRSVLERSNSKTEIPVLIRRTSIPSINLNSSSMQATTNGNGNGTKASPSRIPVFNSTSKLNNGHDSPRSPPPFVHNNNNNNNGSINNNHVSNKVSVSITSIKNQSKHPSGKFGGN, encoded by the exons AATCACAACTCGTCCCAGAGGATCCCGAGAGTAAAAAAGATGAATTTGCCTTCGATAACCCAGCCTTCAAAACCGGCGATGGCACCACTGGTATCAACAAGAGTAACTCTCCGCTGGATCCCAGCTGGACATCCGCCAACAAACAAAACAGCCTTGACAAGCGGAAAACGGTCGACGATAGCTGCCTCAAT AGCACTGCCCCCCGGCTTGTATCCTTGCGTGGGTCGGACTTCACCGGACTGGGAGTAGAGGTGTACGGTGGACTGAAGGAGGGTATTTTCGTAAAGAAAGTCATGCCTCAGGGTCCAGCGGCTGGTTCCGTAAACACAG GCGACAGGATCACCAGTCTCACTATCGACTTCCGACATATCGCCCTTGAAGACGCGATGACTATTCTCAGTTATGCGTCCCCGTATAACGTCCAACTGGAATGCGTCCGTGGAGAGAAAATCCCACAAACGCAGAGTCCGAAACCAGGCCATCAACCTCTCTCCCATCCAATGGTACGGTCAAGCAGTCAGTCAGACATGAATACG ATTGAACGCAATTCTCGCAAAAAGTTATTCCCTGGCGAGGACGCCAGCTCGACACTTAAGATGGAACAAAACTCTGGACCACCCAGTTTGAACAAAGTCTTACCCACCGTACACAAGGAGAACGAAAAAGAACCGAAGAAACACTCGTTCAAGCAGCAGATGAAGGAGATGATTGAGGAGAAGTTCCAATCGCGTCATGCCGAAGTCGATCGCAAAGACTCCAGCGGAGAAGGCAAAAAAGGTCACAAGTTCGGAATTCGCGTCTTTCCACCATCCGTGAACGACAAACTGTTCGGTCGGAGCCCCACCAAAACCCATGCCGACAACGAAAACAACACCAATATCGAGAAGAAAGAATCCGAAGACAAGAAGGAAAAATCACCCTCACCACCGGTTGTGAAGAAGCGCACAAAGGAACCGAAAGTAATTCCAGATGTAGTCACAATTGAATCAGCACCAGTTGAGGCAAACGTGGCGCCCACTGAATTCCAGCGTCAAAATAGCATAACATCCAGTGGAATAAAACGTGATGCAGCTGGAATCCCCCAGGAAATGCCTGGATTCATGATGCAAGCCGCGAATGCTGCGAAAGACAATCGAAAGTCGACAAGTGTCGAAGCCGACAATAAACGCAAGGGAAAAGCTCCCAAGCCTCCTCAGAACGAATCAGAAATGGATGATAGCACAGTTACCATGTACACCAATCTGAGCCTAGATGTAACCGACGCCGCCGTAAATGGTAATCGAATGATGAATGGAACTATGGAAATCTTGCAAGAAGATGAAACCAATCAGAAGAAGTTAAACTCAAGCGATCGAATGAACTTTTCcgacaactttgccgaagaagtACTCAACTGTACAATTGAAAGCGTTTCAGGTATGGAAAAATTCGATGAAGAAGGACCCAGTAATAGTTCGACCCCAAAAAGCGAGCACAAGAAAAGTTCGCTAACCGAAAGTATGTCGCACGCAGACCATG ATTCTGATGTTGAACAACACGATGTCCCACTTGGTAACAAAATCGAGCTGGACTCTAGTGACATAACTGTTCATCAGAGTTCACCTAGCCCGACCAGCAGCGAGGAAATGATAGATGACAGCAATCGTAGAACTGCTAGTCTAGGAGATTTGTCAAAACTTGACACCCAGAAGTCAAATCCGGGCAGCAATAGCAATACATTGGAAAGAGCGCAAAGTTTGGAAATTTCCGGAGATTCTGACGTTGCTGTTGTAACAGGCAACACAGCAGCTGGAAATAAAAAACGCAAGGTATCCGTCGAGGGCCAGGTGCCTGTTGAGTCGAAAGAACCCAAGCTAACGTGCGGCGTTGGCGGTGGTCTAATGGATGGAATAAACTCGTTGCAAAGGCTCAAAGGTGCCTCCGCTTGGGGTAACTTGGAAGATGCAATCAACTCCGGCAAATTGCTGAACAGTTCCTCGGAAAGTGAGCTGAAAACTTCCACGGAAGATGTTACAGAGAAAGTAGTTACCGCAATGGAAAATGGTTTAATCAGGATAAAAGATCAGATAACAGAAAATACCAGTACGGTAGTTCAAATGGTCAATGGAGCAACAATGATCAATGGAATCGAAGACAACAAAGTTACATTGGATGTGCAGCAACCGAAAAACGCAGAAGACAGCAGAATGGATTCCGTTACAGTGACTGATAAGATAGCTCCAGCAGTTATTGTTGCTGAAGAGAGGAAAGTAGAAAAAGATAATGAACACGTGTCCTTGACAACGATCAATATGGACTACAATGGAGGTTATCCCATCGAATCCGAACAAATCAACAACAAAACTGATCAGGTGAAAATTACCAACTATGATACAAACATACCAGATGATGTTAAGGTTTCACGATACCCTTTCGGTAGTCTTGAACGGCCCAAATCGGATGTGTTGAAAAAACTTTTGGGGCAAAAAGAAGAGCTTGAAAATACACCATCCGTGTTCATTTCTGGAGATAGCGATTCTAACAAGATAACAATCGAAAATAGCTATCATGATGTTGGTGAACCGATCAGTTTGACACTAATCAACAACACGGAGTCACATCCAATAGAAAATGACCTTACTGAGAGCAGCCAAGCTTCCCCTGTATTTTCCAGCAATACAAACGGCGTGAGCAGCATCAATATCTCCTCAATGGAAATTGATTTAACCAAATCACTCAATAGCAAGCCATTCACGGTTGCTCCGAAATTCTCGCTCGACAATATCGTTACCATTTCTACGGATTCCTCCCAACCGTCCTCAATAATTCTGATAGACGATGAAAAACTGGATTTCAGTCTACAAACCTTGGACGATTTTGATGATAGTATTGAACATACCAATGTTGGAGAATCGCAATACAATGTTTCATCGGAGTTGAACAAAACAGTTATCGAAACTAACCCGCCTGTTGCAGAGAAACCAATCACACCAAACAGCTTTGTCACAGAAATAACTGTGAAGACTCCAATATCTGAGCAAAATGGAAAACTCGAAGAACCTCCAAAGGTAACGAAAAAGCCTCCCAAACCAGAGAAACCCACAACACCCCCGTCTCGGATTCCTGTGGAACGAAGGATGTCCAGTGAACATAGCTATATCCCGCGCAATACCGAAATCAAATTCACCACCTCCACGTACGACTCTGGCAAGAACCACGACAAACGTCCACTTGGAATTGATCAGATTCGCTCTAACTTTGAGCGGAGTAATTCTAAGCCAGACGTTCGTTCATTCGAACGCAGTAATTCCAAACCAGATGTTCGCCCATTCGAACGGAGTAATTCGAAGCCCGACGTTCGTCCATTCGAGCGCAGCAACTCCAAACCGGATGTTCGCCCGTTTGAACGTAGCAACTCTAAAACCGATGTTCGTTCCGTACTGGAACGTAGcaactcgaaaaccgaaatcCCGGTGTTAATTCGAAGAACATCGATTCCATCGATAAACCTGAACAGTTCCAGTATGCAGGCCACGACAAACGGCAACGGGAATGGTACCAAGGCGAGCCCATCCCGTATTCCAGTGTTCAATTCTACCAGTAAACTCAATAATGGTCACGACAGTCCCCGATCGCCACCGCCGTTTGTccataacaataataataacaacaatggCAGCAtcaacaataatcacgttagcAATAAGGTGTCAGTAAGCATTACCTCAATCAAGAACCAGTCCAAGCATCCGAGTGGCAAATTTGGTGGCAACTGA
- the LOC129723730 gene encoding calmodulin-beta-like produces the protein MSAYSLTEEQKRQFRRMFETFDKDGNGSITTSELGMVVRALGMNPSQAEVEQMIHEVDLDGSGTIELDEFLQLMARKLREDTTDEELRDAFKIFDRDGDGFLSVDELSAVMKNFGERLSDDELADLLEEADIDKDGKINYEEFIIMLTK, from the coding sequence atgtcgGCCTATTCCCTAACCGAAGAACAGAAGCGTCAGTTCCGACGAATGTTTGAAACGTTTGACAAGGATGGGAACGGTTCGATAACTACGTCGGAATTGGGTATGGTGGTACGTGCACTCGGTATGAATCCATCGCAGGCGGAAGTAGAGCAAATGATTCATGAGGTTGATTTGGACGGGAGCGGAACGATCGAGTTGGATGAATTTCTGCAGCTGATGGCCCGCAAACTGCGGGAGGATACAACAGACGAGGAACTGCGTGACGCATTTAAGATCTTCGACAGGGATGGCGATGGGTTTTTGTCCGTTGATGAGTTGTCAGCCGTCATGAAAAACTTCGGAGAACGTTTGTCCGATGATGAGCTGGCAGATCTACTGGAGGAGGCAGACATCGACAAggacggaaaaataaactatgAAGAGTTTATTATAATGCTGACAAAATAG